GCCCCGGGCCGCGCCGGCGAGACCCAACGCCTCCCACATGGTGACCTGGTTGGCGGTGAGCACGGGCTTGGCCACGGCCGACTCGAGCTCGCTGATCCAGGCCACGGTGTGCAGGGCGGTGTCGGGCACGAGGACCACGTCGGCGTCCGGGTGGTCGTGGGCGACGACGAACGACCGGATGCGATCGAGCCCGAAGGTGCCCACCTCGGTCGCCGTGAGGATGTCCTCGGCGCCGGAGGCGAGCACCTCGACGCCAGCCTCGGCGAGGAACGACACGAACGCGTCGACCACGTCGACCGGGTAGGTGGCCGCGATGGCCGGCCGGCGCAGGCCCAGGTGGGCCATGGCCTCGACGAAGGCGAGCGAGGTGCTCGACGCAGGGACACCGAGGGTGTCGGCCACGGCGGCGACCTGGCGGCGTGCGCCGTCGAGGCCGAAGACGAAGCTGCCGCTGGTGCAGGCCCACATCACCGCGTCGGCTCGCCCGGCGAGACGGCGGGCGCCCGCCGCCAGGCGCTCGGGGCCGCCGAGGTCGAGTAGGGCGTCGATGCGGTGGGCGTCCTCTCCCACCGACGTGTGCACCACCTCCACCAGCGGGCGGGCGGCGGCGAGCGAGGCGAGCAGGGGGTAGTCGTCCTCGGCTGCGTGGCCGGGGTAGAGGAAGCCGAGCCGCGGGCCCGCTGCGGTGGTGTTCTCGGGCACCCCCGCAACCTACCGGCGCGAACTGGGTGGGGCTCGTGGCCCACGAGGTCGTCGTCCCGCTGGCGTGGCGGCTTGGTGGCCGAGCGAGGGCGGGTCGGGCCCATCGAGGTGGCGGAAGTAGCCTCGACCCCGGAAGGATGCGCGGCGTTCCACGCGGAGCTCGGCGCGGAAGTTCCGCTCCCGTAGCTCAGGGGATAGAGCGTCGGTTTCCTAAACCGTGCGTCGCAGGTTCGAGTCCTGCCGGGAGCGCCTTATTTCATAGGGTTTTTGACTCAGCAAGACCCCGCCAACACGCTTTCTCCGCGATCTTGTTCGCCTCGACCGCCCAATGGATCCAGGCTGGTCTTGCGACGCTGGTTTCCATGATTGTGGCACTGGCCTGGAATACCCGACGTCGGGGCCGCTAGCACCGATTGCTGCCGGATCGAAGGGCGGGCGCGCCCACTCGTATCTGGGATTCGCGAGCGGCCGGTGGTCAGCCGCCGACGGAGGGTGGGACGAGATGCTGCCGCAGCCAGGCCGCGGTTGCTGCCTCGTCGAGATCTCCGGATGCGATCGCCATCACTGCGCGTTCGGCATCGTCAACGTCGGGGTGTGGATGCCAAGACCAGTCGTTGATGGCCACGAACATGCGCATCGACACCCAGGCCGCCCGCTTGTTGCCATCAGGGAGCGGATGGTTCATCGTAAGACGAACCAGCAGGACCGCTGCCTTGTCGACGAAGTCCGGGTACAGGTCGACATCTCCGTATCCGGCCTGGGGAGCATGCAGCGCGGAGTCGGCCTACGAAAGGCGCGACATCTTCATCAGGACGGGCACTTCGATACCGGTGATCTCCTCCGCGATGACGAGGAAGTCGGCCAGATCGAGGTACTCGACGGTCACTTCGCCAGTCGTTCGAGAAGCTCTCGGTCCTGCTTCACAATGTCCCGCAAACGCTTCTTGAACTCAGGGTCCTTGCGTCGCCGCTCGACCGCCTCGGCGAGGGCGTCCTTAATCGTCTCGTTGAGGCTGGTGCCCTCGGCACGAGCGACCGCCTCGGCGTCCGCGGCGAGGTCGTCAGGCAGGCGAACGGTCAGGTTCTTCGTCATGACATCACGGTATCACGGTATCATCCGCGCTATTGCCGCTTCTTCTTGCATCAAGTCGAGGCCCGCCAAGGACGCGAAGCGCACCGAGTTGGGGTTACGGAGCTCCCAGGCTGGCGCACTCCATCCCCCTGACTTTCAACGTTATCGGGCCGGCGGTGTCGCCACGGCTGACGCCGGCGACGAAGGTGCTGTTGAACCACACGACAGACCTCAAACGATGACCGGACGCCGGCCAATGTCGTCGAGCTCAGCAGCGGCTGGTCCTGGGTCGAGGACCTCGATGATCTCCAACTTGACCCCCTCGACGATCCGCCGGTGGTCGCTGTCGCCTGGCGCGCCGAGTGCGACGAGCGTCTCATGCGCATCGGCGGCCGCAGCGGTGTCGATGTCGAGCGTCGGACGATGGGTCTCGCCGAGGTGACACCAGACGGCGAAGCCACCGATCACCGACCAGGTCCCTCCGGTTCCCGCGACCTGGCGAAGGGCCTCGACGAACGGCCGGTTCACCGATGGGAGCACCAGCTCCTTCATCGCCACACCACCTTGGCCCCGGGCAACGTCGGCTCGATGGAGATCCAGTCGCCGAGGATCTCTCGTCCTCGGGCCGACGTCGACAGGTCGAGGGCAGCCACCACGGGGTGCACCACAGCGTCCACCGCCGATGCGACCACCAGCGGTGTGGGCGCCATGGCCACCTGGATGGCTGAGCCCTCGGTCCCATGCCGAAGCCGGTGGCGATCGAACAACGCTCGGTCTGCGCAGTAGTAGCGCCGGTTGCCGGCCAGCGCAGACGCGCCCCAGGAGGCGGACGCGGCGTCCCCGGCGAGCACCCACCCGTCGCCGTCGGGCTCCGTGTCAACGGTGACCGGCTCGACGATCCACGCGTCGCTCGTTGCCCAGAACAGCTCTGGGACGACCGGCGCGCCGTCCGAGTCGACCAGGGCGACCTGCATGAGATGGTGGCGCGCTCGGGAGATGGTGGAGGGGGCCATCTCCGACATCCTGGCGATCTCCCGAACGCCGCGAGGGTCGCTCGGTCGCTCGAGCAACCCAAGCGCCAGCGAGACTCCCCCGACGCCGACGACCGGCCGTCGCGGATCCGGCCCGTCCACGCCGGTCACGTACGAACGGGTCGGCACGTCGATGCGGACGCCGATCTCCGGCAGCCACAGGCGAAGCCGGCCACGCCGGTCCCAATACGACCAGCCGGCGCGCCGCAGCAAGTCTTCGGCCGCTGAGTGGATCATGTCCGCCACGATCAGACCGGGCTCCGGTGAGGCCTCGAGCAGTCGCTCGGCCACCGTCGGAGTGACCGAAGCTCGTTGCTCCACGATCCTCGTCGTCACACCAGCCTCGGAGGACTCGATGGTGAGCACATCGTCGTGCGTCGCCACCTTGATGTCTGGGGCGACCTCGCTGACCACGTCGGTGAGCAGTCCTGCACGCACGACACCAGTAGAGCGTTGTGTGTTCGATCTACGTCGAACACGCAACGCTCGGAGTGGATCCACCCCGGGGTCGACGCCACATGCCGTGACGATCGAAACCGGTCATGCCGCGACGTCCAGCTGTCTAGCGTCTGCTCGATGGGTCGTTCGGACCGATTGCAACCACGACGGACCGTGCTACTTCGAGAGCGTCCACCTCTGCCGAGGTGTCGACGCGGATGAGCGGCACGGCAAGGCGGAGCGGCTCGATCAGCGGCCAGAAGCGCTCGAAGTCCTCTGGAGTCATCCCCTCCTCGGCGAAGCCTAGATGGCGTTCGCCCGACTGGACCCGGTCAAGGAAGCGTTGACGAGCGAGCTCAAACGGGCAATCGCAGTAGACCTGGACCATGGGAAGACCGAGCGCCTCGAGTTCGGGCTCGGAGAGGTCGGTCCACAAGGCAGAGTCAACGACGGCGGTCTTCACGGTTCGCATCGCGTCGAACTGAAGCGCGACGGCAGCCGCACCAAGTTGTCGTGACCAACCCATGTCGCCAGTCCCAAGGGTGTCGAACAGGATCTCCTTGAACCGATCCTTGGCGATGAGCGGGAGCCCCAAGTGCGACGCGAGAGAAGAGGCGAGCGTCGACTTCCCACTTCCCGGCAGACCGGTGACAAGGACGATTGACACCGGCGCGAGCGTAGCGAGCGACGAATCCAGCCCTGGCTCAGTGCGAGCGCTTTGCCAAGGCGCGAAGCCCAAGAAGCGCCGATAGGTGTCGCTTCGGGCGCATCGGCCTGACGCGTTATCGAGCGGGCGATCGGTGCGTCCGCTCCATGTCGGGCAGCTGCTCCTCGAGGTCACGACCGTCCTCGATCCCCAAATCGCAGGCCTGCGGGTCTGCGGGTCTGCGGGTCTGCGGGTGACTGTCTTGACTACGGGTCCAGGGGTGGCCGTACCGGAGGAGGATCCTCGTCGAGCGCGGCGCGCATGCTCTCGACCGCGGTGGGGTCGGCCGCGGCTCGGATCGCAGCTTCGAGGTCGGCGACCGGCTGCTCGCGATGATCGGCGAGCCACTCGAGGATGGGCGGCGCGAGGTAGTGGGACACCCAGTACTCCGCCGACTCCGCGTCCTTGAGATCAACAGCCGCCCACTCGCCGTGGGCGGCGCCGGATCGAGCGCCGTACCAGTCGACGATCCGGTGCCACTCGGCGCACCGCCAGAACGAACCCGGAATGCCGATGGATCGCAGCACCGCGAGCCGCTGGCGGTCACGCCGGCTGACGGGATCGAGGTTCAGGTACGGGCAGGCGGCCGCGGTAGCCGGGTTCCCGCACCTGTGCTCGCTGCCGACACCGCAGCTGAACCAGGAAGCGAGACGGGCCAACCGGTACGTCTGGCTGCCGGAGTCGCGTTCGAGAAGCCACGACTCGAGCGCGCTCGCGATGCCGATCATCTTTAGGTCGGCTTGATGGTCGAGGGCGGCACGCGACAGAAGCCGAGTCCCTGCGATCGCTCGACGCTGCGCCTCTGACGGTGCGTCCGCCGCAAGTGCCTCGCTCAAGAAGGTGAACGCCTTGGACGCTGACCATGCAGCGAAGCTCTCGGCGTCGAACGTCCAGCCAGCGTGATCGCCACGGAACCGCCACCCGAAGGCGGCGCGGTCCCAGACAGCGACGTACTCGATCGGCGAGCTGTACAGGTCACCAGGCAGGCCGAACGTCGTCTCGTGAGTGACTCTCCGACTCAGCTGGAACAAGCGAAGTGCGTCGAGCGCGGCTGCGAGTTCGTCGAGCGCAGCGTCGAGTTCCCCGCCCGGAACGACTGCTACGGACCCCTTGTCGGCAGACGCGAGGACCTCCTGGACTCGCCGAGCGACATGGCCGTCTGGATCGCCGGCCGGTGGCGTGTTCGCCAGCAACGGTGCGGCGTCGTTTCCGGGATGGATGACGACGCGACCTATAGGCCATGGGCCCGGGACGCCCAGGGATGGCACGGGCACGAGGTACCTCGCTGGCTCACTCTTAGTGTCGTCTGACATCCTCACGGCCTCAATCACGACTTCTGCAGCTCAGCGTCTCCGCGTAGGACAGCTCCCGATCTTGGTCTAGCGCGCGTCGTGTCGTGCCGATTGCGCTCCCAATCAGATGGCAGGCAGCGGTCATCGACGGCTACTCCTCGCCTCTGCCACTGTCTCAACGTGCCGCTTCGAACGGCCGCTGGCGCGGGTGGTCGATGCTGGCTGCTCGATGCCGAGACGACCGTTGATCGCGGAGGCAATCTCCTCAATCGGTCCTGCTTGGGGCAGTTGCGCGGACGCATCCTGATGCCCACCGTCGACGCGGTAGCCACTGAGTGCCGGCGGACGTGAGCGGATGTCGCGCTTCCCGATCACGAGCAGGTCCGTCGTCGCGTCACAGGCCGGTCGTACCGTCGGGTGCGTCATGCCCGAGCGAAGCAAGCGCCATCACTTCCTGCCGCAGCTGATCCAGCGCAGCTTCGCCAAGGACAGCCAGGTGATGACGTTCGATCGCGAGAAGCGGGCGTCGTACCCGCAGTCGATCACGACCGCTGCTGCCGAGAACGACTACAACAGCCTGCTCCTCGAGGACGGCACCCTCTCGGACGCTGCCGAGAAGGCCATCTCCTCCATCATCGAGGGTCCCGTCGGGAAGGTGCTCCAGCGGATCGACACCGGCGGCTGGGTCGAATCGAAAACGGAGCTGTTCGCGCTCGCTCGGTTCATCGTCTTCCAGTTCCTCCGGGTGCCGAGCAACCGCGAGCAGATGGACGCGCTCGCTGACCAGACGATGAAGCTCGACATGGCGGCGGGTGGGCCCGCCAAGCTCCGCGAGGTCCTCGACCAGGCGTTCGGTCGACCCGCGACCGACGAGGAGGTGTGGGAGCACTGGGAGGCGATCCGAGACTTCGACGACTGGTCATTGGTGCTGCCTCGCGAGCATCACGTCCAAGAGTCGCTCCAGATGCTGGACGAGTTCACACCGGCTCTCGCCACCGGCTACCGGTGGTCGGTGATGCGCTGGAAGCGGCGGCATCTCCTGACGTCCGACAACCCTGTCGTCCTCGTACCACCCGATGGGTCAACTGAGCCCGCAGGGCTCTACACGGCAGGGATGATCTTCATGTCGATCTCCCGCTCGACGGCGATCGTGCTGACCAATGGTGCGGTCTCTGATGAACTTCCAGAGGGCCCGGCTGTCGCAGGGACCTTCGCCATGGCACGGCGCTTCAACGGGATGACCGCGGCGATGGGCCGCCGGTGGATCTACCACCACCCCGACGACTCACTCGACGACCTGCTCGGTGAGGGTTGGGAGCTGCCGGTGATCCCTCCTATCTCGATGGACGACGACCACAGTCGTGAGCTCCGGCGTCGACTCGCGCTCATGGCCGAGTGGGCGTTCCACCACCCCGACCAACCCCATCCGATGTTCGGTGACGTCGAGTGGGACTGGGATCGCGATGTGCCCGGCCCGCGAACCGACACAACGGAACCCGCGCAAGAGCCGCCCGAAGGGCCACGGGCCTGAGTCACAGCTGATCGTGGCGGACTTCCACCGATGGCGGACCCCTTCCCCAAAGACCGGCAGGCTCACCACGCACGACGCCGGACCCATCCACGCTGCAACGAGGGAGCGATCTGCTCGCGACGCGCCGATCTGTTCGCTCTTGAGGCGCCGGCCGCCTGAGATCGCGAGCGCGCGTTCGGGGCGGCGACGATGATGTCCGATATGACAGAAAGACAGGCTGAGCAGCCGCCACTGGAGTTCCGACCCCTCGTCGAGACGGACCTCGTGATTGTGAGCGACTGGCTTTCAGCCGAACACGTTCGCCGGTGGTGGCGAGACCCGGCCGACATCGGCGCCGTTCGAGCGAAGTACGTTCCGAGGATCGCGGGCGAGGAGCCGACGGAGGTGTTCATGGTCGCGCTAGGGGATGAGCCCATCGGGCTCATCCAGCGCTATCGCTTCAGCGACTACGGGAAGTGGGCAGCGACCGTCGCCGGCACCGACTTGGTGTTCCCGTCGGCAGCGGGGATCGACTACCTGATCGGCGTCGACGAGCACACCGGTCGAGGTCTTGGTACCGAGATGATCAGGTCGTTCACCGACCGGCTTTTCGAGGAGTACGCGGACGTCCGTACGATCCTGGTGACACCTCAGCATGGGAACCGCGCGTCGTGTAGGGCGCTCGAGCGCGCTGGCTACTCCCTGGCATGGGTCGGCGATCTCGACTCCGACGACCCCGCGGACGCTGGCGAGTCTGCGATCTACGTCAAACACCGCTCGGACGGGGTGCCTGCCTGACTACGCCCACGACGCGCCGTTATGGACGGCTCGGGGACGACCAACGTCAGGATTATGGGGCGGGTGATCGGGGTGGCGGGTTGGCGGGTCAGCCGAGCCCGAGGACGGTCGCCAGTGCCTCGTCCACACCCCACAGTTCCTCAGGGCTGAGGTGACCGCAGAGATCGCCGAGCCGTGACGCGTCGACGGCTCCGAGCTGTTCCACCAGTACCCGGGTGGCTTGGCCCTCGAGGTCGATCTCTGGTCGGAACGATGCGGGTCGAGCACTCGTAGAAGTTGGGGCAACGAGCACGACCGACCGAGGAAGGAACTCATTTGCCTGCACGACGACGCCGAAGCGCTGACCATGTTGTTCATGCCCGGTTCCCTTGGGCAGCTTGAAGTGGTAGACGTCACCTCGGAGCACGAACAGACTCCATCAGCTCAGCTACGGCGAGCATCTCGTCTCGATCGGTCTCGTCGGCCTCGAGAGCGGCAACCTCGGCAGCCAGAGCTGATCGCTCGCGCATGCGCCGCGCCGACGCGATCAACGAACTGCGGATCGCCTCTGACCGCGACATTCCAGCCGCCTCCAGCGACCGAAGTGCCTGTTCGGCTTCGTCATCGAGTCGGACGGAGATCGCCTGCGCCATAGCGGGAGTGTATCACAACACGTGATACGGCACAGGGAGTGGCGGAGCGCCAAGGCCGCGTCCGATGCCGGCATGGCCGCGCGTAAGCGCCGATCGGAACGGGTTGGGCTTGTCCGCCTCTCGTCGTTCGGTGCGGTTGATCGGTACCTCGGCCGTCGGCGGCCGTCGGCAGAGGGCGCGCACAGTCACGCGCTCTCGGCGAGGAGGGCTGCTGCAGCTCGGACGACCGTGCTGGGTCGATGCCATGGCACGCATGGGACCGCGTTCCAGCATC
This genomic window from Acidimicrobiales bacterium contains:
- a CDS encoding GNAT family N-acetyltransferase; its protein translation is MTERQAEQPPLEFRPLVETDLVIVSDWLSAEHVRRWWRDPADIGAVRAKYVPRIAGEEPTEVFMVALGDEPIGLIQRYRFSDYGKWAATVAGTDLVFPSAAGIDYLIGVDEHTGRGLGTEMIRSFTDRLFEEYADVRTILVTPQHGNRASCRALERAGYSLAWVGDLDSDDPADAGESAIYVKHRSDGVPA
- a CDS encoding DUF4238 domain-containing protein, whose translation is MPERSKRHHFLPQLIQRSFAKDSQVMTFDREKRASYPQSITTAAAENDYNSLLLEDGTLSDAAEKAISSIIEGPVGKVLQRIDTGGWVESKTELFALARFIVFQFLRVPSNREQMDALADQTMKLDMAAGGPAKLREVLDQAFGRPATDEEVWEHWEAIRDFDDWSLVLPREHHVQESLQMLDEFTPALATGYRWSVMRWKRRHLLTSDNPVVLVPPDGSTEPAGLYTAGMIFMSISRSTAIVLTNGAVSDELPEGPAVAGTFAMARRFNGMTAAMGRRWIYHHPDDSLDDLLGEGWELPVIPPISMDDDHSRELRRRLALMAEWAFHHPDQPHPMFGDVEWDWDRDVPGPRTDTTEPAQEPPEGPRA
- a CDS encoding ribbon-helix-helix protein, CopG family; the encoded protein is MTKNLTVRLPDDLAADAEAVARAEGTSLNETIKDALAEAVERRRKDPEFKKRLRDIVKQDRELLERLAK
- a CDS encoding AAA family ATPase, encoding MSIVLVTGLPGSGKSTLASSLASHLGLPLIAKDRFKEILFDTLGTGDMGWSRQLGAAAVALQFDAMRTVKTAVVDSALWTDLSEPELEALGLPMVQVYCDCPFELARQRFLDRVQSGERHLGFAEEGMTPEDFERFWPLIEPLRLAVPLIRVDTSAEVDALEVARSVVVAIGPNDPSSRR
- a CDS encoding Fic family protein, which produces MHAPQAGYGDVDLYPDFVDKAAVLLVRLTMNHPLPDGNKRAAWVSMRMFVAINDWSWHPHPDVDDAERAVMAIASGDLDEAATAAWLRQHLVPPSVGG
- a CDS encoding type II toxin-antitoxin system PemK/MazF family toxin — encoded protein: MLRGDVYHFKLPKGTGHEQHGQRFGVVVQANEFLPRSVVLVAPTSTSARPASFRPEIDLEGQATRVLVEQLGAVDASRLGDLCGHLSPEELWGVDEALATVLGLG